In Kineococcus mangrovi, the following are encoded in one genomic region:
- the rpsA gene encoding 30S ribosomal protein S1, producing the protein MTTTTTAPAGTTPQIAINDIGSAEDFLAAVDATIKYFNDGDIVSGTIVKVDRDEVLLDIGYKTEGVIPSRELSIKHDVDPNEVVGVGDEVEALVLQKEDKEGRLILSKKRAQYERAWGTIEAKKDADEVVEGTVIEVVKGGLILDIGLRGFLPASLVEMRRVRDLQPYVGKTIEAKIIELDKNRNNVVLSRRAWLEQTQSEVRQNFLTTLQKGQVRSGVVSSIVNFGAFVDLGGVDGLVHVSELSWKHIDHPSEVVEVGQEVTVEVLDVDMDRERVSLSLKATQEDPWQQFARTHAIGQVVPGKVTKLVPFGAFVRVDDGIEGLVHISELAERHVEVPEQVVQVNSDIFVKVIDIDLERRRISLSLKQATESLAAAGDEFDPSLYGMAADYDEQGNYKYPEGFDPETNEWLEGYEAQREEWEGQYALAHERWEQHKKQVAEAAEAEAKAEAEGGAAAPTSSSSSSSSSSSAPSSYTSEAPEAAGTLASDEALAALREKLTGGN; encoded by the coding sequence ATGACGACCACCACGACCGCGCCGGCGGGCACCACTCCTCAGATCGCGATCAACGACATCGGATCGGCTGAGGACTTCCTTGCCGCGGTCGACGCGACCATCAAGTACTTCAACGACGGTGACATCGTCTCCGGCACCATCGTGAAGGTCGACCGGGACGAGGTCCTCCTCGACATCGGTTACAAGACCGAGGGCGTCATCCCCTCGCGCGAGCTCTCGATCAAGCACGACGTCGACCCCAACGAGGTCGTGGGCGTCGGCGACGAGGTCGAGGCCCTGGTCCTCCAGAAGGAGGACAAGGAGGGCCGCCTGATCCTGTCCAAGAAGCGTGCCCAGTACGAGCGCGCCTGGGGCACGATCGAGGCCAAGAAGGACGCCGACGAGGTCGTCGAGGGCACTGTCATCGAGGTCGTCAAGGGTGGGCTCATCCTCGACATCGGCCTCCGTGGCTTCCTGCCCGCGTCGCTGGTCGAGATGCGTCGCGTCCGCGACCTGCAGCCCTACGTCGGCAAGACGATCGAAGCCAAGATCATCGAGCTGGACAAGAACCGCAACAACGTGGTCCTGTCCCGCCGCGCCTGGCTCGAGCAGACCCAGTCCGAGGTCCGCCAGAACTTCCTCACGACCCTGCAGAAGGGTCAGGTCCGCTCCGGCGTCGTCTCCTCGATCGTCAACTTCGGTGCGTTCGTGGACCTCGGTGGCGTCGACGGTCTGGTGCACGTCTCGGAGCTGTCCTGGAAGCACATCGACCACCCCTCCGAGGTCGTCGAGGTCGGCCAGGAGGTCACGGTCGAGGTCCTGGACGTCGACATGGACCGCGAGCGCGTGTCCCTGTCGCTCAAGGCGACCCAGGAAGACCCGTGGCAGCAGTTCGCCCGGACCCACGCGATCGGCCAGGTCGTGCCGGGCAAGGTCACCAAGCTCGTCCCGTTCGGTGCGTTCGTGCGCGTCGACGACGGCATCGAGGGCCTGGTCCACATCTCCGAGCTGGCCGAGCGCCACGTCGAGGTGCCCGAGCAGGTCGTCCAGGTCAACAGCGACATCTTCGTCAAGGTCATCGACATCGACCTGGAGCGTCGCCGGATCTCGCTGTCGCTGAAGCAGGCCACCGAGTCCCTCGCCGCCGCCGGTGACGAGTTCGACCCGTCGCTGTACGGCATGGCCGCGGACTACGACGAGCAGGGGAACTACAAGTACCCCGAGGGCTTCGACCCCGAGACGAACGAGTGGCTCGAGGGCTACGAGGCCCAGCGCGAGGAGTGGGAGGGGCAGTACGCCCTGGCCCACGAGCGCTGGGAGCAGCACAAGAAGCAGGTCGCGGAGGCCGCCGAGGCCGAGGCGAAGGCCGAGGCCGAGGGTGGCGCCGCCGCTCCCACGAGCAGCAGCTCCTCGAGCAGCAGCTCGTCGTCGGCGCCGTCGTCCTACACCTCCGAGGCTCCGGAGGCCGCGGGCACGCTCGCGTCCGACGAGGCCCTCGCCGCCCTGCGCGAGAAGCTGACCGGGGGCAACTGA
- the mmsB gene encoding multiple monosaccharide ABC transporter permease, producing MSGSTLTKDSKPAPAPKTGSANPFVAITQNLRESGIYIAFVVVVVLFAILTDGLSLSPGNITNIVLQYSYVLVLAIGMLIVIVAGHIDLSVGSVVALTGAVSAQLVIGSNQPWWVGVIAALGVGLLVGAWQGFWVAVVGIPAFIVTLAGMLLFRGLTFFVLNNVSLSPFPAQYGKIATGFSNGLIGGNGYDAFTLLIAVLAVVAFAVTQVRTRIAKIRYQQVVDAMPLFVLKIVVVAAVVMAFAWQLANSRGLPYVLVILAVLILTYSMVMKSSVFGRQVYAIGGNLAAAQLSGVNVRRVNFWIFVNMGFLAAVAGVIFSSRSNGAQPSAGNSFELDAIAAAFIGGAAVTGGVGKIQGAMIGGLLVGVISNGMQLYNVDQSLQSVIKGLVLLLAVAFDVFNKRRSGVR from the coding sequence ATGAGCGGCAGCACGCTGACCAAGGACAGCAAACCCGCACCGGCCCCGAAGACGGGCAGCGCGAACCCCTTCGTCGCCATCACCCAGAACCTGCGCGAGAGCGGCATCTACATCGCCTTCGTCGTCGTGGTGGTGCTGTTCGCGATCCTCACCGACGGGTTGTCCCTCAGCCCGGGCAACATCACGAACATCGTGCTGCAGTACTCCTACGTGCTGGTGCTCGCCATCGGCATGCTCATCGTCATCGTCGCCGGCCACATCGACCTGTCGGTCGGGTCGGTCGTCGCGTTGACGGGCGCCGTCTCGGCCCAGCTCGTCATCGGCTCCAACCAGCCGTGGTGGGTCGGGGTCATCGCCGCCCTCGGCGTCGGGCTCCTCGTCGGTGCCTGGCAGGGGTTCTGGGTCGCCGTCGTCGGGATCCCGGCGTTCATCGTCACCCTGGCCGGGATGCTGCTGTTCCGCGGCCTGACGTTCTTCGTCCTGAACAACGTCTCGCTCTCGCCGTTCCCCGCGCAGTACGGCAAGATCGCCACCGGGTTCTCGAACGGCCTCATCGGCGGCAACGGCTACGACGCCTTCACCCTCCTCATCGCCGTCCTCGCCGTCGTCGCGTTCGCCGTCACCCAGGTGCGCACCCGCATCGCCAAGATCCGCTACCAGCAGGTCGTGGACGCGATGCCGTTGTTCGTGCTGAAGATCGTCGTCGTGGCCGCGGTCGTCATGGCCTTCGCCTGGCAGCTGGCGAACAGCCGGGGCCTGCCGTACGTGCTCGTCATCCTGGCCGTGCTGATCCTCACGTACTCGATGGTCATGAAGTCGTCCGTCTTCGGCCGTCAGGTCTACGCCATCGGCGGCAACCTCGCCGCCGCGCAGCTGTCCGGCGTCAACGTCCGCCGGGTGAACTTCTGGATCTTCGTCAACATGGGCTTCCTCGCCGCGGTCGCGGGGGTCATCTTCTCCTCGCGCTCCAACGGGGCCCAGCCCAGCGCCGGCAACAGCTTCGAGCTGGACGCCATCGCCGCCGCCTTCATCGGTGGCGCCGCGGTCACCGGCGGGGTCGGCAAGATCCAGGGCGCGATGATCGGTGGTCTGCTCGTCGGCGTCATCTCCAACGGGATGCAGCTGTACAACGTGGACCAGTCGCTCCAGTCGGTCATCAAGGGCCTGGTGCTGCTGCTGGCCGTCGCCTTCGACGTCTTCAACAAGCGCCGCAGCGGCGTGCGCTGA
- the uvrB gene encoding excinuclease ABC subunit UvrB: MRPTTDLQRRVAPFEVVSEFSPSGDQPTAIAELARRVDAGEQDVVLLGATGTGKSATTAWLIEQVQRPTLVMAPNKTLAAQLANEFRELLPNNAVEYFVSYYDYYQPEAYVPQSDTYIEKDSSVNDEVERLRHSATNSLLTRRDVVVVATVSCIYGLGTPQEYVDRMVTLKVGDTIERDELLRKFVEEQYTRNDLAFTRGTFRVRGDTVEIIPQYEEHALRIEFFGDEIDKLYTLNPLTGEVLREEELVYVFPASHYVAGPERLERAIGTIEAELTERLAELEQQGKLLEAQRLRMRTTYDIEMLRQVGACSGVENYSRHLDGRGPGSASNTLLDYFPEDFLLVVDESHVTVPQIGAMYEGDMSRKRTLVDFGFRLPSAMDNRPLRWEEFLERTGQTVYLSATPGDYELSRGRGVVEQIIRPTGLVDPEVVVKPTKGQIDDLLHEISLRTAKDERVLVTTLTKKMAEDLTDYFLDQGVRVRYLHSEVDTLRRVELLRELRQGDYDVLVGINLLREGLDLPEVSLVAILDADKEGFLRSSKSLIQTIGRAARNVSGQVHMYADTVTPSMAEAIEETNRRREKQIAYNTERGVDPMPLRKRIADITDLIAREDADTAELLAAAKGGPGGSGRSQSRGKAPTPAKGAKGAKGKNVGREVGPEPRAGMPQADLADLIQELTDQMHSAAAELQFELAARLRDEVGDLKKELRGMRAAQGA, translated from the coding sequence ATGCGGCCGACGACAGACCTCCAGCGCCGGGTGGCCCCCTTCGAGGTGGTCTCCGAGTTCTCCCCCTCCGGGGACCAGCCCACCGCCATCGCCGAGCTGGCACGGCGGGTGGACGCGGGGGAGCAGGACGTCGTGCTGCTCGGCGCGACGGGGACGGGGAAGTCGGCCACGACGGCCTGGCTCATCGAGCAGGTGCAGCGACCGACGCTCGTCATGGCCCCCAACAAGACGCTCGCCGCGCAGCTGGCGAACGAGTTCCGCGAGCTGCTGCCGAACAACGCGGTGGAGTACTTCGTCTCGTACTACGACTACTACCAGCCCGAGGCGTACGTCCCGCAGTCGGACACGTACATCGAGAAGGACTCCTCGGTCAACGACGAGGTCGAGCGGCTGCGGCACTCGGCGACGAACTCGCTGCTGACCCGCCGCGACGTCGTCGTGGTCGCGACGGTGTCGTGCATCTACGGTCTCGGCACCCCGCAGGAGTACGTCGACCGGATGGTGACGCTCAAGGTCGGCGACACGATCGAGCGCGACGAGCTGCTGCGCAAGTTCGTCGAGGAGCAGTACACCCGCAACGACCTGGCCTTCACCCGCGGCACCTTCCGGGTCCGCGGGGACACGGTCGAGATCATCCCGCAGTACGAGGAGCACGCGCTGCGGATCGAGTTCTTCGGCGACGAGATCGACAAGCTCTACACGCTGAACCCGCTGACGGGGGAGGTGCTGCGCGAGGAGGAGCTGGTCTACGTCTTCCCCGCTTCGCACTACGTCGCCGGGCCCGAACGGCTCGAACGGGCCATCGGCACGATCGAGGCCGAGCTGACCGAGCGGCTGGCCGAGCTGGAGCAGCAGGGCAAGCTGCTGGAGGCCCAGCGGCTGCGGATGCGCACGACGTACGACATCGAGATGCTGCGCCAGGTCGGTGCCTGCTCGGGGGTGGAGAACTACTCCCGCCACCTCGACGGCCGCGGGCCGGGGTCGGCGTCGAACACGCTGCTGGACTACTTCCCCGAGGACTTCCTCCTCGTCGTGGACGAGTCGCACGTGACGGTGCCGCAGATCGGGGCGATGTACGAGGGCGACATGTCCCGCAAGCGGACCCTCGTCGACTTCGGGTTCCGGCTGCCCAGCGCCATGGACAACCGGCCGCTGCGCTGGGAGGAGTTCCTCGAGCGCACCGGCCAGACGGTCTACCTGTCGGCGACGCCGGGGGACTACGAGCTGTCCCGGGGCCGGGGGGTGGTCGAGCAGATCATCCGCCCGACGGGTCTGGTCGACCCGGAGGTCGTCGTCAAGCCGACGAAGGGGCAGATCGACGACCTGCTGCACGAGATCTCGCTGCGCACGGCCAAGGACGAGCGCGTCCTCGTCACCACCTTGACGAAGAAGATGGCCGAGGACCTCACGGACTACTTCCTCGACCAGGGCGTGCGCGTGCGGTACCTGCACTCCGAGGTCGACACCCTGCGCCGCGTGGAGCTGCTGCGCGAGCTGCGCCAGGGCGACTACGACGTCCTCGTCGGCATCAACCTGCTGCGCGAGGGGCTGGACCTGCCGGAGGTCTCGCTCGTGGCGATCCTCGACGCGGACAAGGAGGGGTTCCTGCGCTCGTCGAAGTCGCTGATCCAGACGATCGGTCGCGCGGCCCGCAACGTCTCCGGTCAGGTCCACATGTACGCGGACACGGTCACCCCGTCCATGGCCGAGGCCATCGAGGAGACGAACCGCCGCCGCGAGAAGCAGATCGCCTACAACACCGAACGCGGCGTCGACCCGATGCCGCTGCGCAAGCGGATCGCCGACATCACCGACCTCATCGCCCGCGAGGACGCCGACACCGCCGAGCTGCTCGCCGCGGCCAAGGGCGGGCCCGGGGGCAGCGGGCGGTCGCAGTCGCGCGGCAAGGCCCCCACGCCCGCCAAGGGCGCCAAGGGCGCCAAGGGGAAGAACGTCGGCCGCGAGGTGGGTCCCGAACCGCGGGCCGGGATGCCGCAGGCCGACCTCGCCGACCTCATCCAGGAGCTCACCGACCAGATGCACTCGGCGGCCGCCGAGCTGCAGTTCGAGCTGGCGGCGCGGTTGCGCGACGAGGTCGGGGACCTGAAGAAGGAGCTGCGGGGGATGCGCGCGGCGCAGGGGGCCTGA
- the chvE gene encoding multiple monosaccharide ABC transporter substrate-binding protein, with protein MKRRSALAVFGAGLALTLSACGGGGAGTGAGGDDSAPADKGDITVGVAMPTQTSERWIADGNNVKAGLEKAGYKVDLQYANDDIPTQSQQIDQMITKGDKVLIVAAIDGTALSSQLSSAASAGVKIISYDRLIRGSGDVDFYVSFDNYKVGVQQGTSLLTGLGLKNADGSEGTATGPFNVELFAGSLDDNNAQFFWDGAFDTLKPYIDSGQLVVKSGQTKIDQAAILRWQQETAQKRMEDLLTSAYNDGSKVDGVLSPYDGISRGIITALQNAGYGGSGKPMPIITGQDAEIASVKLINDGVQYSTIFKDTRKLADEAVTVATALVEGDEPEANDTETYDNGVKVVPSYLLESQIVTKDNVKSALVDTGYYTQAEVDAGQAS; from the coding sequence ATGAAACGCCGCAGTGCCCTTGCCGTCTTCGGGGCCGGTCTGGCCCTGACCCTCTCCGCCTGCGGTGGCGGTGGCGCCGGAACCGGTGCCGGCGGCGACGACAGCGCCCCCGCCGACAAGGGCGACATCACCGTCGGCGTCGCGATGCCGACCCAGACGTCCGAGCGCTGGATCGCCGACGGCAACAACGTCAAGGCGGGTCTGGAGAAGGCCGGCTACAAGGTCGACCTGCAGTACGCCAACGACGACATCCCGACCCAGTCGCAGCAGATCGACCAGATGATCACCAAGGGCGACAAGGTCCTCATCGTCGCGGCGATCGACGGCACCGCCCTCTCGAGCCAGCTCTCCTCCGCGGCGTCGGCCGGCGTCAAGATCATCTCCTACGACCGCCTCATCCGCGGGTCCGGGGACGTCGACTTCTACGTCTCCTTCGACAACTACAAGGTCGGTGTGCAGCAGGGCACCTCGCTGCTGACCGGCCTGGGGCTGAAGAACGCCGACGGTTCCGAGGGCACCGCCACCGGCCCGTTCAACGTCGAGCTGTTCGCCGGCTCCCTGGACGACAACAACGCCCAGTTCTTCTGGGACGGCGCGTTCGACACGCTCAAGCCGTACATCGACTCCGGCCAGCTCGTCGTGAAGTCGGGGCAGACGAAGATCGACCAGGCCGCCATCCTGCGCTGGCAGCAGGAGACCGCGCAGAAGCGCATGGAGGACCTGCTCACCTCCGCCTACAACGACGGCAGCAAGGTCGATGGCGTCCTGTCGCCCTACGACGGCATCTCCCGCGGCATCATCACCGCGCTGCAGAACGCCGGGTACGGCGGCTCGGGCAAGCCCATGCCGATCATCACCGGCCAGGACGCCGAGATCGCCTCCGTGAAGCTCATCAACGACGGCGTGCAGTACTCGACGATCTTCAAGGACACCCGCAAGCTGGCCGACGAGGCCGTCACCGTCGCGACCGCGCTGGTCGAGGGCGACGAGCCCGAGGCGAACGACACCGAGACGTACGACAACGGCGTCAAGGTCGTCCCCTCCTACCTCCTGGAGTCCCAGATCGTCACCAAGGACAACGTCAAGAGCGCCCTGGTGGACACCGGCTACTACACGCAGGCCGAGGTCGACGCCGGTCAGGCCAGCTGA
- a CDS encoding LacI family DNA-binding transcriptional regulator has protein sequence MSADSDERSVYPDAEPRVPVLADVAQLAGVSQQTVSRVVRGSPSVARRTRERVEAAIAEVGYRPNVAARTLVTRRSHRIGVVAANAALYGAAMTLQGIQEAARTTGYSVSLVMLPELTTAGVQEALEDLRAQYVDGAIAVVPQDGAQDAVREVDAAFPCVLAPGLDGAGVTDAYWAEVAAARAATDHLLGLGHRTVHHLGGPGDWAESRARSTGWRTALVERARVVPRPVRGDWTAASGHAAVADLPLTEVTALFAANDAMALGALSALSARGVRVPDDVSVVGFDDVPEAAYYAPPLTTVRQDFSEIGRRCVRVLLGRLHDRVVEPGTVPPGLVVRSSTAPPPVPA, from the coding sequence ATGTCCGCCGACTCCGACGAGCGGAGCGTCTACCCCGACGCCGAGCCGCGGGTCCCCGTCCTGGCCGACGTCGCGCAGCTGGCCGGCGTCTCGCAGCAGACCGTCTCGCGCGTCGTGCGCGGCAGCCCGTCCGTGGCGCGGCGCACCCGCGAGCGGGTCGAGGCCGCCATCGCCGAGGTCGGCTACCGCCCCAACGTCGCCGCTCGCACCCTCGTCACCCGGCGCTCGCACCGGATCGGCGTCGTCGCCGCCAACGCCGCGCTCTACGGCGCGGCCATGACGTTGCAGGGGATCCAGGAGGCGGCCCGGACCACCGGCTACTCCGTCTCCCTCGTCATGCTCCCGGAACTGACGACGGCGGGCGTGCAGGAGGCGCTGGAGGACCTGCGGGCCCAGTACGTCGACGGCGCGATCGCCGTCGTGCCCCAGGACGGCGCGCAGGACGCCGTGCGCGAGGTCGACGCCGCCTTCCCCTGCGTCCTGGCGCCCGGCCTCGACGGGGCCGGTGTGACCGACGCCTACTGGGCCGAGGTCGCCGCCGCGCGCGCCGCCACCGACCACCTCCTCGGCCTCGGGCACCGCACCGTGCACCACCTCGGCGGCCCCGGCGACTGGGCCGAGTCCCGCGCCCGCTCCACCGGCTGGCGCACCGCCCTGGTGGAGCGGGCGCGGGTCGTGCCGCGTCCCGTGCGCGGGGACTGGACCGCCGCCTCGGGGCACGCGGCCGTCGCCGACCTGCCGCTGACCGAGGTCACCGCCCTCTTCGCCGCCAACGACGCCATGGCCCTGGGCGCCCTGAGCGCCTTGTCCGCCCGCGGGGTGCGCGTCCCGGACGACGTGTCCGTCGTCGGGTTCGACGACGTCCCGGAAGCGGCCTACTACGCCCCGCCCCTGACGACCGTCCGTCAGGACTTCTCCGAGATCGGCCGCCGCTGCGTCCGGGTGCTGCTGGGCCGGCTGCACGACCGGGTCGTCGAACCGGGCACCGTCCCCCCCGGTCTCGTCGTGCGCTCCAGCACCGCTCCCCCGCCCGTCCCGGCCTGA
- the coaE gene encoding dephospho-CoA kinase gives MLRVGLTGGIGAGKSTVSRLLVQLGAVLVDADVVAREVVAAGTPGLAAVVEEFGPGVLADDGSLDRPVLGRVVFGDTGRRAALNAIVHPLVAARRAELAAAAPEDAVVVEDVPLLVETGAAPTYPLVVVVDADATERERRLVTERGMDAQAARARIAAQAGDEERRTAADVLLPNPRRDPAAPDPLPGLVGRLWSERLVPFEEGTRTGRPGALPAGTPAEGDERRVLARLERAAGSARLTATGAWPLRTVVSAEGGLAGLGYVRAGQGRWASADPGCAVLVEVEAGLARRARVGGPT, from the coding sequence GTGCTGCGCGTGGGGTTGACCGGCGGGATCGGTGCGGGCAAGTCGACGGTGTCGCGGCTGCTGGTGCAGCTCGGGGCCGTGCTCGTCGACGCCGACGTCGTCGCGCGGGAGGTCGTCGCCGCCGGCACCCCGGGGCTGGCCGCGGTGGTCGAGGAGTTCGGTCCCGGTGTCCTGGCCGACGACGGGTCGCTGGACCGGCCGGTGCTGGGGCGGGTCGTGTTCGGCGACACCGGCCGCCGCGCGGCGCTCAACGCGATCGTCCACCCGCTGGTGGCGGCCCGGCGGGCCGAGCTGGCCGCCGCCGCCCCCGAGGACGCCGTGGTCGTCGAGGACGTGCCGCTGCTCGTGGAGACCGGGGCCGCCCCGACGTACCCGCTCGTCGTGGTCGTCGACGCCGACGCCACCGAGCGCGAGCGCCGGCTCGTCACCGAGCGGGGCATGGACGCGCAGGCGGCCCGGGCCCGCATCGCCGCGCAGGCCGGGGACGAGGAGCGCAGGACGGCGGCCGACGTGCTGCTGCCCAACCCGCGCCGGGACCCGGCGGCGCCCGACCCGCTGCCCGGGCTCGTCGGGCGGTTGTGGAGCGAACGGCTCGTCCCCTTCGAGGAGGGGACGCGCACCGGCCGGCCGGGGGCCCTGCCCGCCGGGACGCCCGCCGAGGGGGACGAGCGCCGCGTGCTGGCCCGGCTGGAACGGGCGGCCGGTTCCGCCCGGCTCACCGCCACCGGCGCCTGGCCGCTGCGCACGGTCGTGTCCGCCGAGGGCGGACTGGCCGGCCTGGGGTACGTCCGGGCAGGTCAGGGGCGGTGGGCCAGCGCCGACCCGGGGTGCGCGGTCCTGGTCGAGGTCGAGGCGGGCCTCGCCCGGAGGGCCCGTGTCGGAGGTCCGACCTAG
- a CDS encoding MarR family winged helix-turn-helix transcriptional regulator produces MAPPGSALQEARPAAPDETAGGAGPADPVPARWLDDDEQVTWRTFLSATQLLLDRFDRQLQRDSGILLTYYEMLVRLSEAPGRSLRMSELAESSSSSRSRVSHAVARMEERGWIRREACPTDGRGFLAVLTDEGSAALASAAPGHVDTVRGTLFDQLSAEQLRQLREISTVLLDHLQATGSVSSVPPAPDRA; encoded by the coding sequence ATGGCTCCACCCGGATCGGCTCTGCAGGAAGCGCGCCCCGCCGCCCCCGACGAGACCGCGGGAGGCGCCGGCCCCGCGGACCCGGTGCCGGCCCGGTGGCTGGACGACGACGAGCAGGTGACCTGGCGGACCTTCCTGTCCGCCACCCAGCTGCTGCTCGACCGGTTCGACCGTCAGCTGCAGCGGGACTCCGGCATCCTCCTGACGTACTACGAGATGCTCGTCCGGCTCTCGGAGGCCCCGGGCCGCTCGCTGCGCATGAGCGAGCTCGCCGAGTCCTCCTCCTCCTCCCGCAGCCGCGTCTCGCACGCGGTGGCCCGCATGGAGGAGCGCGGCTGGATCCGCCGCGAGGCCTGCCCCACCGACGGTCGCGGGTTCCTCGCCGTGCTCACCGACGAGGGCTCGGCCGCGCTGGCCTCGGCCGCCCCCGGGCACGTGGACACGGTGCGCGGCACGCTGTTCGACCAGCTCTCCGCCGAGCAGCTGCGGCAGCTGCGGGAGATCAGCACCGTGCTGCTGGACCACCTGCAGGCGACCGGGAGCGTGTCCTCCGTCCCGCCCGCCCCCGACCGCGCCTGA
- the mmsA gene encoding multiple monosaccharide ABC transporter ATP-binding protein, which yields MTENTRTTGAENILEMRSITKTFPGVKALSDVSLSVRRGEVHAICGENGAGKSTLMKVLSGVYPHGTYDGEIYFNGQLSTFSGIVDSEKAGIAIIHQELALVPYLSVAENLFLGNEIKGRTGLIDWNRTNGEASKLLQRVGLTENPSTPIGQLGVGKQQLVEIAKALSKDVKLLILDEPTAALNDNDSAHLLDLLRQLRQEGMTSIMISHKLNEIEAISDSVTIIRDGQTIETLDMRADAVTEDRIIRGMVGRDLDSRYPERESHPGEEILRIEGWTVGHANQDRLVVDHASLNVRAGEVVGIAGLMGAGRTELAMSVFGRSYGRYLGGKLFLHGKETQARSVREAIKVGLAYATEDRKKFGLNLIDDIKRNVSAAALGKLASGGFVDANEEIKVAEDSKRSMNIKAPTVSALTGKLSGGNQQKVVLSKWIFSDPEVLILDEPTRGIDVGAKYEIYTIINRLVAAGKAVIVISSELPELLGICDRIYTLSAGRITGQLPIAEASQESLMVLMTKGGSVSVAPDPHPTDELTPQERTA from the coding sequence ATGACCGAGAACACCCGCACCACCGGCGCCGAGAACATCCTCGAGATGCGCTCCATCACCAAGACCTTCCCGGGCGTCAAGGCCCTGTCCGACGTCTCGTTGTCGGTGCGCCGCGGTGAGGTCCACGCGATCTGCGGGGAGAACGGCGCCGGGAAGTCGACGTTGATGAAGGTCCTGTCCGGGGTCTACCCGCACGGGACCTACGACGGCGAGATCTACTTCAACGGCCAGCTCTCGACGTTCTCCGGGATCGTCGACTCCGAGAAGGCCGGCATCGCGATCATCCACCAGGAGCTGGCCCTCGTGCCGTACCTGTCGGTGGCCGAGAACCTCTTCCTGGGCAACGAGATCAAGGGCCGTACCGGTCTCATCGACTGGAACCGCACCAACGGCGAGGCCTCCAAGCTGCTGCAGCGCGTGGGCCTGACGGAGAACCCCAGCACGCCCATCGGGCAGCTCGGCGTCGGCAAGCAGCAGCTCGTCGAGATCGCCAAGGCCCTCAGCAAGGACGTCAAGCTGCTCATCCTCGACGAGCCGACGGCCGCGCTGAACGACAACGACTCCGCCCACCTGCTCGACCTGCTGCGTCAGCTGCGCCAGGAGGGCATGACGAGCATCATGATCTCGCACAAGCTCAACGAGATCGAGGCGATCTCGGACTCGGTGACGATCATCCGCGACGGCCAGACCATCGAGACCCTCGACATGCGGGCCGACGCCGTCACCGAGGACCGCATCATCCGCGGCATGGTCGGCCGTGACCTCGACAGCCGCTACCCCGAGCGCGAGTCCCACCCGGGCGAGGAGATCCTGCGCATCGAGGGCTGGACCGTCGGGCACGCCAACCAGGACCGCCTCGTCGTCGACCACGCGTCGCTCAACGTCCGCGCGGGCGAGGTCGTCGGCATCGCCGGCCTTATGGGCGCCGGACGCACCGAACTGGCGATGAGCGTGTTCGGCCGCAGCTACGGCCGGTACCTCGGGGGCAAGCTGTTCCTGCACGGCAAGGAGACGCAGGCGCGCTCGGTCCGCGAGGCCATCAAGGTCGGGCTGGCCTACGCCACGGAGGACCGCAAGAAGTTCGGCCTGAACCTCATCGACGACATCAAGCGCAACGTCTCCGCGGCCGCGCTCGGCAAGCTCGCCAGCGGCGGTTTCGTCGACGCGAACGAGGAGATCAAGGTTGCCGAGGACAGCAAGCGGAGCATGAACATCAAGGCCCCGACCGTCAGTGCGCTGACGGGCAAGCTGTCCGGCGGCAACCAGCAGAAGGTCGTCCTGTCGAAGTGGATCTTCTCCGACCCCGAGGTCCTCATCCTCGACGAACCCACCCGCGGGATCGACGTCGGCGCCAAGTACGAGATCTACACGATCATCAACCGCCTGGTGGCGGCCGGGAAGGCCGTCATCGTCATCTCCTCCGAGCTGCCCGAGCTGCTCGGGATCTGCGACCGCATCTACACGCTGTCCGCGGGGCGCATCACCGGCCAGTTGCCGATCGCCGAGGCGAGCCAGGAGAGCCTCATGGTCCTCATGACCAAGGGCGGCAGCGTCTCCGTCGCGCCCGACCCCCACCCCACCGACGAACTCACCCCGCAGGAGCGCACCGCATGA